A stretch of DNA from Methanobrevibacter millerae:
ATTTTATTTAATATTAAATTTGCATCATCTTCTAGATATAATGATAAAAATAATGTTGGAAAACTAAGAAATGCCTCTTTAAAACTAAAATAAGGAATAAAACCTAATTCTAAAAATGTTATAAAAATATGGATTATTTGATTCCAATAATTGTATAACAAACATAAAAACTTCATCATATAATTATTATCAAAACTAATTGGAATTCTATTTTCATATTTATCTAATTTTTCTTTAAGAGATAAATTATTATCTTCTTTTTCAAATTCAAATAAATCTATGTTTTTCTCAATTAATATATTTTCAATTTCTTCAATTGAATTAAATTTATTGCTGAAAGAATTAGGTGATGAAATCTCTGTTTCAAATATTGATGAAAGTAATTTATAAAAAATCTTATTTTGTGATTTAATTAAATCTTCATGATATACTGAAATAATATAATCTAAAGGGAGAATATAAAAATAAGAATTATAACTTTCTAATAGTTTTAAAGTATTAGTAAATGATCTTTTAAATATTGAAAGTATATCAAAAGAATCTTGCATAGTGTTATTTAAGAGGTCTTTGAATTTTAGAATAGGTTCATTAACAATATGTTCTTGACCAAAAGTTTTGAAATAATAATGCTTGTTATCTTCAAATTCTAAATACATTGATCCTGCTAAAAATAATGTTTCTTTATCACTAAAATAATCTAAATCAAATAAAAATTTATCCCTATTTTTTCTCCAAAAAATATCAACTTCTTCAACAATTTTTGAAATTTCAATTAAACTTAGGTTATCACAGAATATAATATCTCGTTTTGAGTTTAATAAATTAAAATAATCCTTTTGAATATCATTTAAATAGGTTATCTTTTTACTCATTTTTTACCTCATATTTTGATAGAAATTCTTCAGATAATGGGTAATTTTCATTAATGAAACTTAATAATTTTTTAAATACCATTATCGCATCTGGCAGGACATCAGCTAAATTCTTATTTAAATGAACATCAGGAACATTATGACCCAAATGCAAAGGATTTTCACATTTTAACATTGAACTTTCACGAACAGCACCCCATAAACCATGAGCATAACTGGATTCATAATCATAATAAACATCAAATAGCTCCTTCTCATTAACTTTAATTGCTTTATCTCTAATATTAGTTTTGTTTTCAAAATTTCTAAAATCTACATTTTGAAACATTTCATCAATTTGTTCATTGACTAAAAAATCAAGTAATGTTGGATTTAAATGTGAATTTTCAAATTCATCAATTTCACGAGCTTTAATTAAAATAAGTTTATATTTTCCAATACCATACTCCTGATATTCTTCCCATAGACCGGGTTTTTCATCTTCTTCATTATTAATAAACTTTAACATTATATAAATTTCAATTATTATTCTTAAACTCAATCGACCCATGACTTTGTTTCTAAGATTACATTCAACTAATTCATTTAAAATTTTCAATGCATAAACTGAGGATCCGATTATTACATTAAATTTTGAATCTTCTAGTTCACTATGCATATTGTCTATAATCAATTTCTGAAATTCAACTTTAATATCTTCAATAAAATTTTCATCCATTAAATATTCATTTTCATATCTTCCATATTTCAATTTACAATCACCAACTTCCAATAATTCCTTCCAAAATAATTTTATAAATACTGAATCATGTTTATAAATCAGGTATTGTAACGAACCAAACATACTCCTAACAGTTGGTCGATAAGTTCTCATTTCCCATTCTTCATGATTTGTTTTTTGATAGTAATATAATGCATCAAAAGCAATTTTAACATCTTTTGTAAAATGAATAATTTGTCTAATAGTCATGTAAAAAGTCAAAATCACATATTGGACATCTGTTGAACCATCAGATTTATTATGTCCATAATTATCTGTGACACTTTCTAATATCTTTAGTTTTTCTTCAACAGACATCCCCTCTTTAAAGAAATATTTAAAAAACAACTCCTTATCCTCACTATTAAAAACAATAGTTAAAGGATTCAATATTTCAATATTAATATGTTTTAATAGAATTTCGTAAAACTCTTCTTGTTTTTCATTCTCTAAAGAAAAAATATATGATAATTGTAATGATTCAAATTCAAAGGACAATTTCTTGATGTCATTGAAAATAAATGACAATATTGCAAAAGCAGGTCTACGACCATAATAATCAACTATCAAAGCAATCCAAATAAAATCTGGAAAGCATTCTTTCATCCAACTATAATAAGTAATATTACCCATTTGGTTAATTGGAGATTTTAGAATACCTTTTTTAGGATTACCATGATCTTTTAATTTATCATAAGGGTGTTTTCTCATAATAATAGATTTAATAATTAACCATAATTAAGTTATCCAATAACATTCGAAACAATTCCTGTAACGTAATGAAAATAGAAAAGTTCGTATAATAACAAGTAGGGGGTGTTCGCCAAATCTAATTTTTTGATTTTTTTGTCGAAAAATTTTTGACTTATTTTTTCTTACTTTTCATCAATTCACTCTAAATCTACTGTGATTTAGGTGTATCCTCATTAACACTTCTAAATTTTAATTATTTTAATATTTAATTTTCCAAATTAAATTCTAAGTAATTTAATAATGGTAAAGTTTATATACTTTGTTTTATATACTTAATATTAAGTATTAGTTAATTTGGAGTTGTATTTTATGGTTCAAAGAAAAATTGATAAGAATCAAACAAAATTGGGCATTGTGACATTAGGTAGCAACATTCCGAAAGATTATATCTCTCGTTTTGTTGTTGGTTTTATTAAAGAGGTTTATCCGATGTTAAACTTCGAAGAACCTAAAAATAAGAAAGGACGAGAGTCCTTACCTATAGATTCTATGTTAAAATTGCTTGTTTATGTTAAAATAGAACATGTGGAAAGTGCCAAGTACATTGCAACATGGCAAGGTATCATGAGGTTTATAGGTTTGTTTCTGATGAAGTACAACCATCAGAACGCTCAGTCCAAAGGTACAGAAGAGAATACCGACATTACTTTGAAGTATTGGTTCAAATGACTTTAAAAAAAAGCTTCAGATTTAGAATTAACTGATTTTAATCACGTTGCAATCGAATGTAACTATTAAAAAAGCATACAATTCCAACAACAATGTCATCAGCAAAAAAGAAACACAAATATTACTCGATTACTTCAACGGACTCCAAATTAGTCAGGAAAAGCTTGATAAATTGCATAATCCTGCTAAAAAAATATTGGAAAACAAAGACATTGATGTTGAAGATAAAATAGAACTATTATATGACATTGAAACCCAATTTACATTCACAGGACAAGATAAATACCGGTAAACGACATAGAAGCAAGATTCATGAAAGGAAAGAAAGGAAACTTCATGGTT
This window harbors:
- a CDS encoding DUF5677 domain-containing protein, with product MRKHPYDKLKDHGNPKKGILKSPINQMGNITYYSWMKECFPDFIWIALIVDYYGRRPAFAILSFIFNDIKKLSFEFESLQLSYIFSLENEKQEEFYEILLKHINIEILNPLTIVFNSEDKELFFKYFFKEGMSVEEKLKILESVTDNYGHNKSDGSTDVQYVILTFYMTIRQIIHFTKDVKIAFDALYYYQKTNHEEWEMRTYRPTVRSMFGSLQYLIYKHDSVFIKLFWKELLEVGDCKLKYGRYENEYLMDENFIEDIKVEFQKLIIDNMHSELEDSKFNVIIGSSVYALKILNELVECNLRNKVMGRLSLRIIIEIYIMLKFINNEEDEKPGLWEEYQEYGIGKYKLILIKAREIDEFENSHLNPTLLDFLVNEQIDEMFQNVDFRNFENKTNIRDKAIKVNEKELFDVYYDYESSYAHGLWGAVRESSMLKCENPLHLGHNVPDVHLNKNLADVLPDAIMVFKKLLSFINENYPLSEEFLSKYEVKNE